The genomic interval CTTCATAAATGTGTTTAAAGCTTCTTTTTTATCAGTTCCGTTTTTGACTAATTTTTGTACTTCTAAGGCACCATACATATTAGAAATCAACTCGCCAATTACATCTAGTTCTTCATCTTTCAACGAACTAATTTCGGTCATAGCTTCTAAGACTTCAATTGTTTCAATGATGTAATCTTGGTCGTTTTCTTCAATAAATTGGGTAAGATGTTTTATTACAGGGAGTTTCATCGTTGTTTATGATTTGGGAATGTTTAATTTAGGATTAACGATTTTTGATTGATAACAAATTGGAATAATTTAAAATGGTTTGCTTTTAAATCAAAAATCATCATTCGTTAATCTGCAATCAACAATCATTTAAATAATCTCGTTTACCAATTCAATCAAAACCTCTTGTTTGTTAGTTTGGGTTTCGTTTACTAATTTTCCGTTTACGAAAGTTGCGAAAGTAGGCAAGTTGCTTACATTGGCTAATTTTCTTGATTCAGGAAAGTTTTCAGCATCTACTAAAGCAAAAGTAATTGCTTCGTTTTCTGTAGCTAGTTTTTTAAATTTTGGTTTCATTATGCGGCAGTTACCGCACCATGAAGCTGAAAATTGAACTACTACTTTATTGTTTTCAGCCACTAAGTTGGCTAATGTATCTTCGTTTAATTCTATTAACATATTTTTCAATTTTAAAAATCAATTGCAATTTCAAAAATCAATTATTGAATTTTGAAATTGCAATTGAAATTGATTTTTTATTAGTTAGCGCTTAAGTATGCAGCTGTACTAAGTCTGTCAGCAGACATTGCTTCTTTACCAGCTTCCCAGTTTGCAGGACATACTTCTCCTTTTTCTTGGATATGTGTGTAAGCATCGATCATACGGATGTACTCGTTTACGTTACGACCTAATGGCATATCGTTTACACTTTCGTGGAAAATTTTTCCA from Flavobacterium ovatum carries:
- a CDS encoding thioredoxin family protein — translated: MLIELNEDTLANLVAENNKVVVQFSASWCGNCRIMKPKFKKLATENEAITFALVDAENFPESRKLANVSNLPTFATFVNGKLVNETQTNKQEVLIELVNEII